The proteins below come from a single Vanacampus margaritifer isolate UIUO_Vmar chromosome 10, RoL_Vmar_1.0, whole genome shotgun sequence genomic window:
- the arl9 gene encoding ADP-ribosylation factor-like protein 9 isoform X2 translates to MLGLREAGVLGVSVALAGGLAYVVWNYAFFSRESGESRPGDESHSGRGRRRPAGEKKKKEEVEESGKDTEETVVEARVETACSAEREQKVSESTSVKPEGTQVLVLGLDGAGKSSLLYCLAIGSLDVDIEPTQGFNAVSINREDLHIEFLEIGGKAELRPYWPKYMSKALLLVFVVDSSAPQLFDIAKAQLHKLLNADPCLPLMVLANKQDLPGACSITELHDALELSQVGERKMFLIATCVKKGKGEVGSGVRDARELIIQMAGGK, encoded by the exons ATGTTAGGCTTGAGGGAAGCCGGCGTCCTCGGTGTCTCCGTGGCTCTGGCGGGGGGACTGGCCTATGTTGTCTGGAACTACGCTTTCTTCTCCCGAGAGTCCGGTGAAAGTCGCCCGGGGGACGAGAGTCACAGCGGCCGGGGGAGGCGAAGGCCCGCcggggaaaagaagaagaaagaggaggtggaggagagtGGGAAAGACACCGAGGAAACTGTCGTTGAAGCCCGCGTTGAGACTGCTTGCTCCGCCGAGAGAGAGCAGAAAGTATCCGAG TCGACGTCGGTGAAGCCAGAGGGGACCCAGGTGCTGGTTCTGGGTCTGGATGGAGCCGGTAAGTCCAGTCTGCTGTACTGTTTGGCCATCGGCAGCCTGGACGTGGACATTGAGCCGACGCAGGGCTTCAACGCCGTCTCCATAAACAGAGAAGACCTCCACATTGAATTCCTCGAGA TTGGCGGTAAAGCGGAGCTGAGGCCTTACTGGCCAAAGTACATGTCCAAGGCGCTGCTGCTGGTGTTTGTGGTCGACTCGTCAGCACCGCAGCTGTTCGACATCGCCAAGGCGCAGTTGCACAAGCTGCTCAATGCCGACCCCTGCCTGCCTCTAATGGTGCTGGCCAACAAGCAG GACCTACCAGGCGCCTGCAGCATCACTGAACTTCACGACGCTCTGGAGCTTTCCCAGGTGGGAGAGCGCAAGATGTTCCTCATTGCTACCTGCGTCAAGAAGGGCAAAGGAGAAGTCGGCTCGGGCGTGCGGGACGCTCGAGAGCTCATCATCCAAATGGCCGGCGGCAAGTAA
- the arl9 gene encoding ADP-ribosylation factor-like protein 9 isoform X1, whose protein sequence is MLGLREAGVLGVSVALAGGLAYVVWNYAFFSRESGESRPGDESHSGRGRRRPAGEKKKKEEVEESGKDTEETVVEARVETACSAEREQKVSEQSTSVKPEGTQVLVLGLDGAGKSSLLYCLAIGSLDVDIEPTQGFNAVSINREDLHIEFLEIGGKAELRPYWPKYMSKALLLVFVVDSSAPQLFDIAKAQLHKLLNADPCLPLMVLANKQDLPGACSITELHDALELSQVGERKMFLIATCVKKGKGEVGSGVRDARELIIQMAGGK, encoded by the exons ATGTTAGGCTTGAGGGAAGCCGGCGTCCTCGGTGTCTCCGTGGCTCTGGCGGGGGGACTGGCCTATGTTGTCTGGAACTACGCTTTCTTCTCCCGAGAGTCCGGTGAAAGTCGCCCGGGGGACGAGAGTCACAGCGGCCGGGGGAGGCGAAGGCCCGCcggggaaaagaagaagaaagaggaggtggaggagagtGGGAAAGACACCGAGGAAACTGTCGTTGAAGCCCGCGTTGAGACTGCTTGCTCCGCCGAGAGAGAGCAGAAAGTATCCGAG CAGTCGACGTCGGTGAAGCCAGAGGGGACCCAGGTGCTGGTTCTGGGTCTGGATGGAGCCGGTAAGTCCAGTCTGCTGTACTGTTTGGCCATCGGCAGCCTGGACGTGGACATTGAGCCGACGCAGGGCTTCAACGCCGTCTCCATAAACAGAGAAGACCTCCACATTGAATTCCTCGAGA TTGGCGGTAAAGCGGAGCTGAGGCCTTACTGGCCAAAGTACATGTCCAAGGCGCTGCTGCTGGTGTTTGTGGTCGACTCGTCAGCACCGCAGCTGTTCGACATCGCCAAGGCGCAGTTGCACAAGCTGCTCAATGCCGACCCCTGCCTGCCTCTAATGGTGCTGGCCAACAAGCAG GACCTACCAGGCGCCTGCAGCATCACTGAACTTCACGACGCTCTGGAGCTTTCCCAGGTGGGAGAGCGCAAGATGTTCCTCATTGCTACCTGCGTCAAGAAGGGCAAAGGAGAAGTCGGCTCGGGCGTGCGGGACGCTCGAGAGCTCATCATCCAAATGGCCGGCGGCAAGTAA
- the hopx gene encoding homeodomain-only protein, whose product MECMKLSDYQAKVLEENFKASKNPDATTLMLVAAECGLSEEETRKWFKLRTSQWRQAEGLPAELGSVLD is encoded by the exons ATGGAGTGCATGAAGCTGTCCGACTACCAGGCCAAAGTTTTGGAGGAGAATTTTAAAGCCAGCAAGAATCCCGACGCCACGACGCTCATGCTGGTTGCCGCCGAGTGCGGACTTTCTGAGGAGGAGACGCGG AAATGGTTCAAGCTACGCACGTCTCAGTGGCGCCAGGCTGAGGGTCTTCCAGCTGAACTGGGCTCTGTGTTGGATTGA